Proteins encoded together in one Mus pahari chromosome 9, PAHARI_EIJ_v1.1, whole genome shotgun sequence window:
- the LOC110326898 gene encoding keratin-associated protein 10-3-like isoform X2: MAASTMSVNSDAPTNSSWQVDDCPETCCEPCCCAPSCCQPTPCLTLICTPVSCVSSPCCQSSCCTPSCCQQSSCQPACCTCSPCQQPCCVTLCCKPVCCTPICSGSSSCCCQPSCCAPVCYKPCSSLSLLCRPVCRPACCVPTSSCCASSCQPSCCCPTSSVSLLCRPACSRQACCGQKSSC, translated from the exons ATGGCTGCCTCCACCATGTCTGTAAACTCTGACGCTCCCACCAACTCCTCCTGGCAGGTGGATGACTGCCCAGAGACCTGCTGTGAACCCTGCTGCTGTGcccccagctgctgccagccca CCCCCTGCCTGACCCTCATCTGCACCCCAGTGAGCTGTGTGTCCAGCCCCTGCTGCCAATCTTCCTGCTGCACACCCTCATGCTGCCAGCAGTCTAGCTGCCAGCCAGCTTGCTGCACCTGTTCCCCCTGCCAGCAGCCCTGCTGTGTGACCCTCTGCTGCAAGCCTGTCTGCTGCACACCCATctgctctggctcctcctcctgctgctgccagcCCTCCTGCTGTGCTCCTGTGTGCTACAAGCCCTGCTCCAGCCTGTCCCTGCTGTGTCGCCCTGTGTGCAGACCTGCCTGCTGTgtgcccacctcctcctgctgtgcctcctcctgccagcccagctgctgctgcCCAACCTCCTCTGTATCCCTGCTATGCCGCCCTGCCTGCTCCAGACAGGCCTGCTGTGGACAGAAGTCCAGCTGCTGA
- the LOC110326896 gene encoding keratin-associated protein 10-8-like isoform X1, whose product MAASTMSICSDAPTNSSWQVDDCPESCCEPCCCAPSCCQPSCCQASCCQPSCCQPSCCAPSCCAPAPCLTLICTPVXCVSSPCCQSSCCTPSCCQQSSCQPACCTCSPCQQPCCVPVCCKPVCCTPICSGSSSCCCQPSCCAPVCCKPCSSLSLLCRPVCRPACCVPTSSCCASSCQPSCCRPTSSVSLLCRPACSRQASCGQKSSC is encoded by the exons ATGGCCGCCTCCACCATGTCCATCTGCTCTGACGCTCCCACCAACTCCTCCTGGCAGGTGGATGACTGCCCAGAGAGCTGCTGTGAGCCCTGCTGCTGTGcccccagctgctgccagcccagctgctgccagGCCAGttgctgccagcccagctgctgccagcccagctgctgtgCCCCCAGCTGCTGTGCCCCAGCCCCCTGCCTGACCCTCATCTGCACCCCAGTGANCTGTGTGTCCAGCCCCTGCTGCCAATCTTCCTGCTGCACACCCTCATGCTGCCAGCAGTCTAGCTGCCAGCCAGCTTGCTGCACCTGCTCCCCCTGCCAGCAG CCCTGCTGTGTGCCTGTCTGCTGCAAGCCTGTCTGCTGCACACCCATctgctctggctcctcctcctgctgctgccagcCCTCCTgctgtgctcctgtgtgctgcAAGCCCTGCTCCAGCCTGTCCCTGCTGTGTCGCCCTGTGTGCAGACCTGCCTGCTGTgtgcccacctcctcctgctgtgCCTCCTCCTGCCAACCCAGCTGCTGCCGCCCAACCTCCAGTGTGTCCCTGCTGTGCCGCCCTGCCTGCTCCAGACAGGCCAGCTGTGGACAGAAGTCCAGCTGCTGA
- the LOC110326896 gene encoding keratin-associated protein 10-3-like isoform X2 produces the protein MAASTMSICSDAPTNSSWQVDDCPESCCEPCCCAPSCCQPTPCLTLICTPVXCVSSPCCQSSCCTPSCCQQSSCQPACCTCSPCQQPXXXXXXXXXXXXXXXXXXXXXXXXPCCVPVCCKPVCCTPICSGSSSCCCQPSCCAPVCCKPCSSLSLLCRPVCRPACCVPTSSCCASSCQPSCCRPTSSVSLLCRPACSRQASCGQKSSC, from the exons ATGGCCGCCTCCACCATGTCCATCTGCTCTGACGCTCCCACCAACTCCTCCTGGCAGGTGGATGACTGCCCAGAGAGCTGCTGTGAGCCCTGCTGCTGTGcccccagctgctgccagccca CCCCCTGCCTGACCCTCATCTGCACCCCAGTGANCTGTGTGTCCAGCCCCTGCTGCCAATCTTCCTGCTGCACACCCTCATGCTGCCAGCAGTCTAGCTGCCAGCCAGCTTGCTGCACCTGCTCCCCCTGCCAGCAGCCCTGNNNNNNNNNNNNNNNNNNNNNNNNNNNNNNNNNNNNNNNNNNNNNNNNNNNNNNNNNNNNNNNNNNNNNNCCCTGCTGTGTGCCTGTCTGCTGCAAGCCTGTCTGCTGCACACCCATctgctctggctcctcctcctgctgctgccagcCCTCCTgctgtgctcctgtgtgctgcAAGCCCTGCTCCAGCCTGTCCCTGCTGTGTCGCCCTGTGTGCAGACCTGCCTGCTGTgtgcccacctcctcctgctgtgCCTCCTCCTGCCAACCCAGCTGCTGCCGCCCAACCTCCAGTGTGTCCCTGCTGTGCCGCCCTGCCTGCTCCAGACAGGCCAGCTGTGGACAGAAGTCCAGCTGCTGA
- the LOC110326898 gene encoding keratin-associated protein 10-12-like isoform X1 — protein MAASTMSVNSDAPTNSSWQVDDCPETCCEPCCCAPSCCQPSCCEPCSCASSCCQPSCCGPAPCLTLICTPVSCVSSPCCQSSCCTPSCCQQSSCQPACCTCSPCQQPCCVTLCCKPVCCTPICSGSSSCCCQPSCCAPVCYKPCSSLSLLCRPVCRPACCVPTSSCCASSCQPSCCCPTSSVSLLCRPACSRQACCGQKSSC, from the coding sequence ATGGCTGCCTCCACCATGTCTGTAAACTCTGACGCTCCCACCAACTCCTCCTGGCAGGTGGATGACTGCCCAGAGACCTGCTGTGAACCCTGCTGCTGTGcccccagctgctgccagcccagctgctgtgAGCCCTGCAGTTGTGCCTCCAGCTGTTGCCAGCCCAGCTGTTGTGGACCAGCCCCCTGCCTGACCCTCATCTGCACCCCAGTGAGCTGTGTGTCCAGCCCCTGCTGCCAATCTTCCTGCTGCACACCCTCATGCTGCCAGCAGTCTAGCTGCCAGCCAGCTTGCTGCACCTGTTCCCCCTGCCAGCAGCCCTGCTGTGTGACCCTCTGCTGCAAGCCTGTCTGCTGCACACCCATctgctctggctcctcctcctgctgctgccagcCCTCCTGCTGTGCTCCTGTGTGCTACAAGCCCTGCTCCAGCCTGTCCCTGCTGTGTCGCCCTGTGTGCAGACCTGCCTGCTGTgtgcccacctcctcctgctgtgcctcctcctgccagcccagctgctgctgcCCAACCTCCTCTGTATCCCTGCTATGCCGCCCTGCCTGCTCCAGACAGGCCTGCTGTGGACAGAAGTCCAGCTGCTGA
- the LOC110326897 gene encoding keratin-associated protein 10-8-like yields the protein MADTCCTRTCVIAASTTSVCSSNLSCGSRICSPSTGLGASWQAGNCQESYCEPPCCVPSCCTASCCQPSCCASAPCLTLLCTPVSCVSSPCCQSSCCTPSCCQQSSCQPACCTCSPCQQPCCVTLCCKPVCCTPXXXXXXXXXXXXXXXXXXXXXXXXXXXXXSLSLLCRPVCRPACCVPTSSCCASSCQPSCCRPASCVSLLCRPACSRQACCGQKSSC from the exons ATGGCTGACACCTGCTGCACAAGGACCTGCGTGATCGCTGCATCCACCACATCTGTCTGCTCCAGTAATTTGAGCTGTGGCAGCCGGATCTGCTCGCCCAGCACCGGCCTAGGTGCCTCATGGCAGGCAGGCAATTGCCAGGAGAGCTACTGTGAGCCCCCATGCTGTGTCCCCAGCTGCTGTACCGCCAGCTGCTGCCAGCCAAGCTGCTGTGCCTCAGCCCCCTGCCTGACCCTCCTCTGCACCCCAGTGAGCTGTGTGTCCAGCCCCTGCTGCCAATCTTCCTGCTGCACACCCTCATGCTGCCAGCAGTCTAGCTGCCAGCCAGCTTGCTGCACCTGCTCCCCCTGCCAGCAGCCCTGCTGTGTGACCCTCTGCTGCAAGCCTGTCTGCTGCACACC NNNNNNNNNNNNNNNNNNNNNNNNNNNNNNNNNNNNNNNNNNNNNNNNNNNNNNNNNNNNNNNNNNNNNNNNNNNNNNNNNNNNNNCCAGCCTGTCCCTGCTGTGTCGCCCTGTGTGCAGACCTGCCTGCTGTgtgcccacctcctcctgctgtgcctcctcctgccagcccagctgctgccGCCCAGCCTCCTGTGTGTCCCTGCTGTGCCGCCCTGCCTGCTCCAGACAGGCCTGCTGTGGGCAGAAGTCCAGCTGCTGA